Proteins from a genomic interval of Medicago truncatula cultivar Jemalong A17 chromosome 3, MtrunA17r5.0-ANR, whole genome shotgun sequence:
- the LOC25488578 gene encoding probable disease resistance RPP8-like protein 4 isoform X2 — MLRKLGIKSVRQEYGNALSAAIQEMKQLESLNIGAITKDEILDLDLASAPSRLRVLNLKCRLTKLPNWIPNLQYLVKLRLGLSNFKDDPLDSLNTLPNLLRLNLWDDAFSGERLHFKKGGFPKLKELDLTRLNRLSSISIDEEALVDLEHFRFRNNPQLKVLPHDLQNLKNLQFLGFAEMPVELVDSIDPEKGGTCRWIINHIPLVQIRQNVGSKFHDYMLHRIPTKIKV, encoded by the exons ATG TTAAGGAAGTTAGGCATAAAGTCCGTGCGGCAAGAATATGGAAATGCATTATCTGCTGCAATACAAGAGATGAAACAACTTGAATCTCTTAATATTGGTGCTATAACTAAGGATGAAATCCTTGACTTGGATCTTGCATCAGCTCCATCTCGTCTTAGAGTGCTCAATTTGAAATGTAGACTAACAAAGTTGCCTAATTGGATTCCAAATCTCCAGTATCTTGTGAAGCTAAGACTTGGTTTATCTAACTTCAAAGATGATCCACTAGACTCTTTGAATACTTTACCTAATTTGTTGAGGCTGAATTTATGGGATGATGCTTTTTCTGGTGAAAGATTGCATTTTAAGAAAGGAGGGTTTCCAAAGCTGAAGGAGTTGGATCTCACAAGATTAAATAGACTAAGTTCTATATCTATAGACGAAGAAGCTTTAGTTGATCTCGAACACTTCAGATTTAGAAACAACCCTCAATTGAAGGTTTTACCCCATGACCTCCAAAACTTGAAAAACCTTCAATTCCTTGGATTTGCTGAAATGCCTGTTGAATTAGTTGATAGCATTGATCCAGAGAAAGGTGGAACATGCCGTTGGATTATCAATCATATTCCCCTTGTACAAATTCGTCAGAATGTAGGATCAAAATTTCATGACTATATGTTGCACCGCATTCCTACTAAAATCAAAGTCTGA
- the LOC25488578 gene encoding probable disease resistance RPP8-like protein 4 isoform X1, with amino-acid sequence MLKQLRKLGIKSVRQEYGNALSAAIQEMKQLESLNIGAITKDEILDLDLASAPSRLRVLNLKCRLTKLPNWIPNLQYLVKLRLGLSNFKDDPLDSLNTLPNLLRLNLWDDAFSGERLHFKKGGFPKLKELDLTRLNRLSSISIDEEALVDLEHFRFRNNPQLKVLPHDLQNLKNLQFLGFAEMPVELVDSIDPEKGGTCRWIINHIPLVQIRQNVGSKFHDYMLHRIPTKIKV; translated from the coding sequence ATGTTGAAACAGTTAAGGAAGTTAGGCATAAAGTCCGTGCGGCAAGAATATGGAAATGCATTATCTGCTGCAATACAAGAGATGAAACAACTTGAATCTCTTAATATTGGTGCTATAACTAAGGATGAAATCCTTGACTTGGATCTTGCATCAGCTCCATCTCGTCTTAGAGTGCTCAATTTGAAATGTAGACTAACAAAGTTGCCTAATTGGATTCCAAATCTCCAGTATCTTGTGAAGCTAAGACTTGGTTTATCTAACTTCAAAGATGATCCACTAGACTCTTTGAATACTTTACCTAATTTGTTGAGGCTGAATTTATGGGATGATGCTTTTTCTGGTGAAAGATTGCATTTTAAGAAAGGAGGGTTTCCAAAGCTGAAGGAGTTGGATCTCACAAGATTAAATAGACTAAGTTCTATATCTATAGACGAAGAAGCTTTAGTTGATCTCGAACACTTCAGATTTAGAAACAACCCTCAATTGAAGGTTTTACCCCATGACCTCCAAAACTTGAAAAACCTTCAATTCCTTGGATTTGCTGAAATGCCTGTTGAATTAGTTGATAGCATTGATCCAGAGAAAGGTGGAACATGCCGTTGGATTATCAATCATATTCCCCTTGTACAAATTCGTCAGAATGTAGGATCAAAATTTCATGACTATATGTTGCACCGCATTCCTACTAAAATCAAAGTCTGA